In Sphaeramia orbicularis chromosome 12, fSphaOr1.1, whole genome shotgun sequence, the following proteins share a genomic window:
- the LOC115429852 gene encoding bestrophin-3-like isoform X1 — protein sequence MTVTYSSKVANATFFSFHRLLLRWRGSIYKLLYREFTVFALLYTVLSVVYRLVLSDSQKRLFEKLSMYCDKYAEQIPVTFVLGFYVTLVVNRWWNQFVNLPWPDRLMFHISSCVQGKDEYGRLLRRTLIRYINLTSLLIFRSVSTAVCKRFPTMDHVVEAGFMTPEERKVFENIRSPHLKYWIPVVWFSNLASKARQEGRIQDSIDLQNLLNEMNQFRTWCATLFGYDWVGIPLVYTQVVTLAVYTFFFACLIGRQFLDPAQGYQGHDLDLYIPIFTLLQFFFYAGWLKVAEQLINPFGEDDDDFEANWIIDRNLQVSLLAVDEMHMDLPHMTRDIYWNDSEARPPYTLAAVDSCIPSFLGSTTDMGLSDILQFDDADVSDSRPQQLDSILARRQESVLGRVQRLFSVQEPPDLRPPRPIFKRHSSDATGSFFPDFGVNPRPDNIVPPSTLVMPHLTMDTLSTLREVSSNPPSPDTPLSAVFPQLVISPPLFTDHKVDSDSIGEVTKPQNGLDHSPTEDVPGLETPRTGSSVCCSPTQLGPKKFRWTSVHRPQIRPRRRQFSLQFSRQTSKGSVRSLPSPKALGKRRRGLARFQSRHSPGPPSNTLQIPDPEYDHDFQGMEGTEGNDNEQSNKTEEIRKSNSQSEMSENK from the exons ATGACTGTCACTTATTCCAGTAAAGTAGCCAATGCCACCTTCTTCAGTTTCCACCGGCTGCTGCTGCGCTGGAGGGGAAGCATCTACAAGCTTCTGTACCGGGAGTTCACTGTGTTCGCCCTGCTCTACACCGTGCTCAGTGTCGTATACAG GCTCGTTCTTTCTGACTCTCAAAAGAGATTATTTGAGAAACTTTCCATGTACTGTGACAAATACGCAGAGCAGATACCTGTTACCTTCGTCCTGG GTTTCTATGTGACTCTGGTGGTGAATCGATGGTGGAATCAGTTTGTTAACCTTCCCTGGCCCGACAGACTCATGTTCCACATCTCCAG CTGCGTTCAAGGCAAAGATGAATATGGCCGACTGCTGCGCCGGACGCTGATTCGTTATATCAACCTTACCTCCCTCCTTATCTTCCGCTCTGTCAGCACTGCTGTCTGCAAGCGCTTCCCAACCATGGACCATGTTGTTGAAGCAG GTTTTATGACTCCAGAGGAGAgaaaagtgtttgaaaatattCGTTCTCCTCATCTAAAGTACTGGATCCCTGTCGTCTGGTTCTCCAACCTGGCGTCTAAAGCTCGGCAGGAAGGACGAATCCAAGACAGCATCGACCTCCAGAACTTGCTCAAT GAGATGAATCAATTCAGGACTTGGTGTGCGACTCTTTTTGGCTACGACTGGGTCGGCATTCCACTCGTTTACACACAG GTCGTCACTTTAGCAGTGTACACTTTCTTCTTTGCTTGTCTGATTGGTCGGCAGTTCCTCGACCCCGCCCAAGGTTACCAAGGTCATGACCTGGACCTCTACATCCCTATCTTCACCTTGCTTCAGTTCTTTTTCTACGCAGGATGGCTCAAG GTAGCAGAGCAGTTGATCAACCCGTTTGGAGAGGATGACGATGACTTTGAAGCTAATTGGATCATCGACAGGAACCTTCAG GTGTCACTCCTTGCTGTGGATGAGATGCATATGGATCTTCCTCATATGACCAGAGACATATACTGGAATGACAGTGAAGCACGACCACCTTATACTTTGGCTGCTGTGGACTCATGCATCCCTTCATTCCTCGGCTCAACCACTGACATGGG ACTCTCAGACATCTTACAGTTTGATGATGCTGACGTGAGCGACAGTCGTCCACAGCAACTGGACTCTATTCTGGCTCGACGGCAAGAATCA GTCCTTGGTCGAGTGCAACGGTTGTTTAGTGTTCAGGAGCCCCCTGACCTCCGACCTCCTCGGCCCATCTTCAAAAGGCACAGCAGTGATGCAACAGGCAGCTTCTTTCCAGATTTTGG GGTCAATCCACGTCCAGACAACATCGTTCCTCCTTCCACCCTGGTCATGCCTCACCTTACCATGGACACTCTGTCTACACTGAGAGAGGTCAGCAGCAACCCTCCTTCCCCTGACACCCCTCTTTCTGCTGTTTTCCCTCAGCTAGTCATTAGCCCACCACTGTTCACTGATCACAAAGTGGATTCAGATAGCATTGGCGAAGTCACAAAGCCTCAGAATGGACTGGATCACTCCCCAACTGAGGACGTTCCAGGCTTGGAGACCCCAAG AACTGGCTCCTCGGTCTGTTGCTCTCCCACTCAGTTAGGGCCCAAGAAATTTCGTTGGACATCTGTCCATCGCCCACAAATTCGTCCTCGACGCCGTCAGTTCTCCCTCCAGTTCTCCAGACAGACGTCAAAGGGGTCGGTCCGTAGCCTGCCAAGCCCCAAAGCCCTGGGAAAACGAAGAAGAGGCCTGGCCCGCTTCCAGTCCCGGCACTCACCTGGTCCACCTAGCAACACTTTGCAGATCCCCGACCCTGAATACGACCATGACTTCCAGGGAATGGAAGGGACTGAAGGCAATGACAATGAACAAAGCAACAAAACAGAAGAGATCAGAAAGTCCAACTCACAGTCAGAGATGtcagaaaacaaatga
- the LOC115429852 gene encoding bestrophin-3-like isoform X2 — protein sequence MPPSSVSTGCCCAGGEASTSFCTGSSLCSPCSTPCSVSYTGFYVTLVVNRWWNQFVNLPWPDRLMFHISSCVQGKDEYGRLLRRTLIRYINLTSLLIFRSVSTAVCKRFPTMDHVVEAGFMTPEERKVFENIRSPHLKYWIPVVWFSNLASKARQEGRIQDSIDLQNLLNEMNQFRTWCATLFGYDWVGIPLVYTQVVTLAVYTFFFACLIGRQFLDPAQGYQGHDLDLYIPIFTLLQFFFYAGWLKVAEQLINPFGEDDDDFEANWIIDRNLQVSLLAVDEMHMDLPHMTRDIYWNDSEARPPYTLAAVDSCIPSFLGSTTDMGLSDILQFDDADVSDSRPQQLDSILARRQESVLGRVQRLFSVQEPPDLRPPRPIFKRHSSDATGSFFPDFGVNPRPDNIVPPSTLVMPHLTMDTLSTLREVSSNPPSPDTPLSAVFPQLVISPPLFTDHKVDSDSIGEVTKPQNGLDHSPTEDVPGLETPRTGSSVCCSPTQLGPKKFRWTSVHRPQIRPRRRQFSLQFSRQTSKGSVRSLPSPKALGKRRRGLARFQSRHSPGPPSNTLQIPDPEYDHDFQGMEGTEGNDNEQSNKTEEIRKSNSQSEMSENK from the exons ATGCCACCTTCTTCAGTTTCCACCGGCTGCTGCTGCGCTGGAGGGGAAGCATCTACAAGCTTCTGTACCGGGAGTTCACTGTGTTCGCCCTGCTCTACACCGTGCTCAGTGTCGTATACAG GTTTCTATGTGACTCTGGTGGTGAATCGATGGTGGAATCAGTTTGTTAACCTTCCCTGGCCCGACAGACTCATGTTCCACATCTCCAG CTGCGTTCAAGGCAAAGATGAATATGGCCGACTGCTGCGCCGGACGCTGATTCGTTATATCAACCTTACCTCCCTCCTTATCTTCCGCTCTGTCAGCACTGCTGTCTGCAAGCGCTTCCCAACCATGGACCATGTTGTTGAAGCAG GTTTTATGACTCCAGAGGAGAgaaaagtgtttgaaaatattCGTTCTCCTCATCTAAAGTACTGGATCCCTGTCGTCTGGTTCTCCAACCTGGCGTCTAAAGCTCGGCAGGAAGGACGAATCCAAGACAGCATCGACCTCCAGAACTTGCTCAAT GAGATGAATCAATTCAGGACTTGGTGTGCGACTCTTTTTGGCTACGACTGGGTCGGCATTCCACTCGTTTACACACAG GTCGTCACTTTAGCAGTGTACACTTTCTTCTTTGCTTGTCTGATTGGTCGGCAGTTCCTCGACCCCGCCCAAGGTTACCAAGGTCATGACCTGGACCTCTACATCCCTATCTTCACCTTGCTTCAGTTCTTTTTCTACGCAGGATGGCTCAAG GTAGCAGAGCAGTTGATCAACCCGTTTGGAGAGGATGACGATGACTTTGAAGCTAATTGGATCATCGACAGGAACCTTCAG GTGTCACTCCTTGCTGTGGATGAGATGCATATGGATCTTCCTCATATGACCAGAGACATATACTGGAATGACAGTGAAGCACGACCACCTTATACTTTGGCTGCTGTGGACTCATGCATCCCTTCATTCCTCGGCTCAACCACTGACATGGG ACTCTCAGACATCTTACAGTTTGATGATGCTGACGTGAGCGACAGTCGTCCACAGCAACTGGACTCTATTCTGGCTCGACGGCAAGAATCA GTCCTTGGTCGAGTGCAACGGTTGTTTAGTGTTCAGGAGCCCCCTGACCTCCGACCTCCTCGGCCCATCTTCAAAAGGCACAGCAGTGATGCAACAGGCAGCTTCTTTCCAGATTTTGG GGTCAATCCACGTCCAGACAACATCGTTCCTCCTTCCACCCTGGTCATGCCTCACCTTACCATGGACACTCTGTCTACACTGAGAGAGGTCAGCAGCAACCCTCCTTCCCCTGACACCCCTCTTTCTGCTGTTTTCCCTCAGCTAGTCATTAGCCCACCACTGTTCACTGATCACAAAGTGGATTCAGATAGCATTGGCGAAGTCACAAAGCCTCAGAATGGACTGGATCACTCCCCAACTGAGGACGTTCCAGGCTTGGAGACCCCAAG AACTGGCTCCTCGGTCTGTTGCTCTCCCACTCAGTTAGGGCCCAAGAAATTTCGTTGGACATCTGTCCATCGCCCACAAATTCGTCCTCGACGCCGTCAGTTCTCCCTCCAGTTCTCCAGACAGACGTCAAAGGGGTCGGTCCGTAGCCTGCCAAGCCCCAAAGCCCTGGGAAAACGAAGAAGAGGCCTGGCCCGCTTCCAGTCCCGGCACTCACCTGGTCCACCTAGCAACACTTTGCAGATCCCCGACCCTGAATACGACCATGACTTCCAGGGAATGGAAGGGACTGAAGGCAATGACAATGAACAAAGCAACAAAACAGAAGAGATCAGAAAGTCCAACTCACAGTCAGAGATGtcagaaaacaaatga
- the c4h11orf98 gene encoding uncharacterized protein C11orf98 homolog, giving the protein MSPPGGKINRPKTELGKKLFKRRRVLGRQKKKKNQIVGAVVDQGLITVHHLKKRKSSPRANISLSGKKKRKLLKQLQHMQAEKASMEVESAPTPQKKNDSSSASAKKKKRTAASQEDVEMADME; this is encoded by the exons ATGTCGCCGCCAGGAGGAAAAATAAACAGGCCGAAAACA GAATTGGGTAAAAAGCTTTTCAAGCGGCGACGGGTTTTAGGTcgccaaaaaaagaagaagaatcagATTGTTGGAGCTGTGGTCGACCAGGGCCTCATCACTGTCCATCATCTGAAGAAGAGGAA GTCAAGTCCAAGAGCAAACATCTCTCTGTCTGGAAAGAAGAAACGGAAGCTGCTGAAGCAGCTGCAGCATATGCAGGCGGAGAAGGCCAGTATGGAAG TTGAATCAGCACCAACACCACAGAAAAAAAACGACTCTTCATCTGCTTCAgccaagaagaagaaaagaacagcTGCTTCCCAGGAGGATGTAGAGATGGCAGATATGGAATGA
- the mansc1 gene encoding MANSC domain-containing protein 1 encodes MTPSVYTRPPWTLKLLTAAAVLMLMTSLPVSAVDQETCYSRQHQGVTVNVRMAMSRPGTASDVRVVRSERDCVLACCSEEVKPGARCNMAVFNAKKHANEDNCYLFHCPTEQDCPLMKAQEGINTYDIYKGLIHPTTIRPVTTTTATTTTSTTTTTEQTTTTTMPAPTTTTTTEPPTTTTTTTTTQSTTTMPPTTTIITTTTPPTTTTAAPPPIIIIATMPAVTMAPTTTTTTTTTAPTTSIISTKKTNKTSKKQNKTTKKAKLHPVNITTSARAAPSSTVSLPVLMADNEKAELRTGVKLQPDIEVPTTTTTTTPTTTTTTTTTTQNPTTTSTTTTTTSTTPATTTTTATSTTTTTTTTTTTTTTPSPTTTTPYTPPTTTTTTTPVTTTTTTEPPTTRTSPAASLLIVPKGAVQSDHSLQDQSRAKVAAAGRGAVKSGMVAFMVLGLAVLTLALAVGGRKAMESFDRRHYTRLELNDLHYEV; translated from the exons ATGACTCCTTCAGTGTACACTCGACCCCCATGGACGCTCAAACTGCTTACCGCTGCTGCTGTGTTAATGTTAATGACCTCACTTCCTGTGTCAGCTGTGGACCAAGAGACATGTTACTCCAGGCAACACCAAGGTGTTACAGTTAATGTCAGAATGGCCATGAGCAGACCAGGGACGGCCTCAGATGTCCGGGTGGTCCGGTCGGAACGGGACTGTGTTCTGGCCTGCTGTTCAGAAGAAGTAAAGCCAG GTGCCAGGTGTAACATGGCTGTGTTCAATGCCAAAAAACACGCCAATGAGGATAACTGCTACCTGTTCCACTGTCCGACAGAGCAGGACTGTCCATTAATGAAGGCTCAGGAAGGCATCAACACCTATGATATCTATAaag GGTTGATTCATCCAACCACAATTAGACCTGTCACTACAACAACTGCCACAACCACCACttctactaccaccaccacagaACAAACCACCACCACTACAATGCCAGCACCGaccacaactacaaccacagaACCCCCCACTACTACAACAACAACCACCACCACACAAAGTACTACAACAATGCCGCCAACCACCACTATCATAACAACCACAACACCACCCACGACCACAACTGCAGCACCCCCACCCATTATTATCATAGCCACCATGCCTGCCGTAACCATGGcacccactaccaccaccaccacaacaacaacagctcCTACCACGTCCATCATCTCAacaaaaaaaacgaacaaaaccagcaaaaagcaaaataaaaccaCCAAGAAAGCAAAGCTTCACCCTGTTAATATCACCACATCAGCCCGAGCTGCTCCAAGCTCCAcagtgtcacttcctgttttaatgGCTGACAATGAAAAGGCTGAACTCAGAACTGGTGTTAAGTTGCAGCCAGACATTGAAGTAcccacaaccacaaccaccacaaccccaaccacaacaacaactactacaactacaacccAAAACCCAACAACTACTTCTACAACAaccactactacatctactactcctgcaactacaactactactgcaaCATCAACTAccaccactacaactactaccactacaactactaccactccTTCCCCCACCACCACTACCCCCTATACTCCTccaactaccactactacaactactcctGTGActactacaaccacaactgaacCCCCCACCACAAGGACAAGTCCAGCAGCAAGTCTGCTCATCGTACCCAAAGGCGCTGTCCAGTCAGACCACAGTCTCCAGGACCAGAGTCGGGCTAAAGTGGCTGCAGCAGGACGGGGGGCAGTGAAGAGTGGGATGGTGGCATTCATGGTGCTGGGGCTGGCTGTACTCACGCTGGCTCTGGCCGTCGGTGGCCGCAAAGCTATGGAGTCCTTTGACAGACGCCATTACACAAGACTGGAGCTCAATGACCTGCACTATGAAGTGTAA